One genomic window of Deltaproteobacteria bacterium includes the following:
- a CDS encoding methyltransferase domain-containing protein — translation MGFIFDSRSARHYDDWYQKKAGREVLQLELDLIERLLEPRQGERLVDIGCGTGMHLAWFQKMMLQVSGLDASPYMLDRAKQRLPATVDLHRGRAEDLPFDDNEFDLATMINTLEFVDNPTRALAEAIRVTRRRLVLGVLNKYALLAVQRRLKGLLVDTIYRHARFFSIWELKEMLRSIAGPVPIQWGTVLFFPLPLVRLVKAVERQSIFQHNPWGAFIVMSVDICYQFITCSDPVGAPLQQAGGQLPQGTLKVTLESLEGNKRQPPGRIASA, via the coding sequence TTGGGCTTCATTTTTGACTCCAGAAGCGCCCGCCATTATGACGATTGGTACCAGAAGAAGGCAGGCAGAGAAGTTCTGCAACTGGAGCTGGACCTGATCGAAAGATTGCTGGAGCCGCGCCAGGGAGAAAGGTTGGTCGACATTGGCTGCGGTACAGGAATGCACTTGGCCTGGTTCCAGAAAATGATGCTGCAGGTGAGCGGGCTGGACGCCAGCCCTTACATGTTGGACAGGGCGAAACAGCGGCTGCCTGCCACAGTGGATCTGCACCGCGGTCGGGCTGAGGATTTGCCCTTCGACGACAATGAATTTGATCTGGCAACAATGATCAACACCCTGGAATTTGTAGATAATCCGACCAGGGCACTTGCCGAGGCCATCCGGGTGACCAGGAGGAGACTGGTTCTGGGGGTGCTCAACAAGTATGCTCTGCTGGCTGTGCAGCGGCGTCTGAAGGGGCTCCTGGTGGACACCATTTACCGCCACGCCCGCTTTTTCAGCATCTGGGAATTGAAGGAGATGCTCAGGAGCATAGCAGGTCCAGTTCCCATCCAGTGGGGAACAGTGCTGTTTTTTCCTCTTCCACTGGTGCGGCTTGTCAAGGCAGTGGAGCGCCAGTCGATCTTTCAACATAATCCCTGGGGTGCTTTCATTGTAATGAGCGTAGATATCTGTTATCAGTTCATCACCTGCAGTGATCCGGTGGGCGCACCATTGCAGCAGGCAGGGGGGCAGCTGCCGCAGGGAACTCTGAAGGTAACCCTGGAGTCTCTTGAAGGCAACAAGAGGCAGCCTCCAGGCAGAATAGCTTCAGCTTGA
- the amrS gene encoding AmmeMemoRadiSam system radical SAM enzyme gives MREAMLYERLEELRVRCNLCAHRCLIKNNKRGICGVRQNQEGTLQSLVYGRAIARHVDPIEKKPLFHFQPGTRSYSIATVGCNFRCRFCQNADISQMPRDFNRIIGEDFLPADVVAAARRSGCSSVSYTYTEPTIFFEYAYDTARLAQAAGLKNVFVSNGYMTPEALEVIQPYLDAANVDLKAFSEKFYQEQCGGKLAPVLESLNKIKDMGIWLEVTTLVIPQLNDSEKELRNIARFIRSLGPETPWHVSRFHPTYNLTDRASTPVAALQRAREIGLQEGLHYVYTGNIPGDEGENTFCHACGQLLIDRFGFTTARYNIKHGLCPWCETQVAGVEM, from the coding sequence ATGCGAGAAGCAATGTTATATGAACGGTTGGAGGAGCTGCGAGTGCGGTGCAATCTTTGCGCCCATCGCTGCCTGATCAAGAACAACAAGCGCGGCATCTGCGGGGTTCGACAAAACCAGGAGGGTACGCTGCAGTCCCTGGTGTATGGTCGCGCCATTGCCAGACACGTGGACCCCATCGAAAAAAAGCCGCTGTTTCACTTCCAGCCTGGGACCAGAAGCTATTCCATTGCTACAGTGGGCTGCAATTTTCGCTGTCGATTTTGTCAGAATGCCGACATCTCCCAGATGCCTCGAGACTTCAATCGCATCATCGGAGAAGATTTTCTTCCTGCAGATGTGGTGGCTGCGGCCCGCCGAAGCGGCTGCAGCTCGGTGTCATATACCTACACTGAACCGACGATTTTCTTTGAATACGCCTATGACACTGCCAGACTGGCGCAGGCAGCCGGCTTGAAGAATGTCTTTGTCAGCAACGGCTACATGACACCAGAGGCGCTGGAAGTGATCCAACCTTACCTGGATGCCGCCAATGTGGATTTGAAGGCGTTTTCCGAAAAGTTTTACCAGGAACAATGCGGCGGCAAACTGGCTCCTGTGCTGGAGTCTCTCAACAAGATCAAGGACATGGGTATCTGGTTGGAGGTCACCACTCTGGTAATTCCCCAGTTGAATGACAGTGAGAAGGAACTGAGAAATATTGCTCGCTTTATCAGGAGCCTCGGCCCTGAGACGCCGTGGCATGTGAGTCGTTTCCATCCGACCTACAACCTCACCGACAGGGCGAGCACGCCGGTTGCTGCCTTACAGCGAGCCCGGGAGATAGGTTTGCAGGAGGGCCTCCACTATGTCTACACCGGGAACATCCCCGGCGATGAGGGCGAAAACACTTTCTGTCATGCCTGTGGCCAGCTGCTGATCGATCGCTTTGGCTTCACTACAGCACGCTACAATATAAAGCACGGTCTATGCCCGTGGTGCGAGACCCAGGTAGCAGGGGTGGAGATGTAG
- the radC gene encoding DNA repair protein RadC, whose translation MKKEEWQRRTRGHRHRLQSKFLDHGLAKLTDEEIVELLLTLTTPRRDCKQAAREALRLFGGLVGVLEAPPAELQKVRGIGPRNVVSLKLIHEVARKFLGERLIGGNFLTSSQEVYDYLLHSLRNLQREIFKVIFLSSRNEVLGVETLFEGSLTSSAVYPREIIKTALERHAAAMVFAHNHPSGDPSPSPQDFSITKDLLVAGRIMGIRVLDHLIIGRNSYYSFADHGHIRTWEAQLGDRPTVLLKSEKNPAEVGQRAKRLLPDRVES comes from the coding sequence ATGAAAAAGGAAGAATGGCAAAGGCGCACTCGTGGGCACCGGCACCGGCTGCAGAGCAAATTCCTCGATCATGGTCTGGCAAAACTGACTGATGAGGAAATCGTCGAGCTTCTCCTCACCCTGACAACGCCCCGGCGAGATTGCAAGCAGGCAGCCCGCGAAGCCCTCAGGCTCTTCGGCGGCCTTGTGGGGGTGTTGGAGGCGCCGCCGGCTGAACTGCAGAAGGTTCGTGGCATTGGACCACGAAATGTTGTCAGTCTCAAGTTGATCCATGAAGTTGCACGCAAGTTCCTAGGGGAGCGCTTGATCGGCGGCAATTTTCTCACCTCGTCCCAGGAGGTCTACGACTACCTGTTGCACTCCCTGAGAAATTTACAGCGAGAAATCTTCAAGGTCATCTTTCTCAGCAGTCGCAACGAGGTGCTGGGGGTGGAGACCCTTTTTGAAGGAAGCCTCACTTCGAGCGCTGTATACCCGCGAGAAATCATCAAGACGGCCCTCGAGCGCCATGCAGCTGCCATGGTGTTTGCCCACAATCATCCCTCTGGCGACCCGAGCCCCTCACCCCAGGACTTCAGCATCACCAAAGACCTGCTGGTGGCAGGGAGAATCATGGGGATCAGGGTTCTGGATCACCTTATCATCGGCCGCAACAGTTACTACAGCTTTGCCGATCATGGCCACATCCGTACCTGGGAGGCACAACTGGGAGACAGACCCACCGTGCTGCTCAAGTCCGAAAAAAATCCAGCCGAGGTAGGGCAGCGAGCGAAACGGCTTCTGCCAGACAGGGTAGAAAGTTGA
- a CDS encoding PilZ domain-containing protein: protein MGPRKGDAHPSAQECQQVERCSINMSAQQAQETPLAAAAVERLPEGARVEARYPVLVLTTEGTVQGETWQLTSHTAFVRCQQPLRVYDITNLSITVSERESVLADAEVVWSNRYGPDDHITPRGMIVRFTNISARDRHRLHRVLVKHYQKKLESQSDVARHTSG from the coding sequence ATGGGGCCTCGCAAGGGCGATGCTCATCCTTCTGCCCAAGAATGCCAGCAAGTGGAGCGCTGCTCGATAAACATGTCTGCCCAGCAAGCACAAGAGACCCCACTGGCTGCAGCCGCAGTGGAAAGGCTGCCGGAAGGTGCCAGAGTGGAGGCCAGGTACCCGGTGTTAGTTCTAACCACTGAGGGAACAGTCCAGGGAGAGACCTGGCAGCTCACATCACACACTGCCTTTGTTCGCTGTCAACAGCCATTGAGAGTCTATGACATCACCAACCTGAGCATCACAGTCTCCGAAAGAGAATCAGTTCTGGCTGATGCCGAAGTAGTGTGGTCAAACAGGTATGGCCCGGACGATCACATCACACCTCGGGGTATGATAGTCCGCTTCACCAACATATCCGCACGAGACCGTCACCGGCTGCACAGGGTGCTGGTAAAGCACTATCAGAAAAAGCTAGAATCTCAGAGCGATGTAGCTCGTCATACCAGTGGTTGA
- a CDS encoding adenylosuccinate synthase: protein MANIVVVGTQWGDEGKGKVVDLLTPFADCIVRFQGGNNAGHTLMVGARKFILHLIPSGILHPGKVCCIGNGVVVDPGVLLEEIAKLRENQIEVGPDNLAVSGQAHVIMPYHRELDVARERKKGTAKIGTTGRGIGPCYEDKASRVGIRLYDLINPQVFAAKLEENLAEKNFYLQHFLEGKPLDSQAIAEQYLAYGDQLKPYIRNVSLLLEEIRRQGKNILFEGAQGTNLDIDHGTYPYVTSSNVVAGNASCGAGVGPTCIDRVIGISKAYTTRVGGGPFPTECLDAAGVHLQKTGAEFGSTTGRPRRCGWLDMLVLQNASRLNSLNCLAVTKLDVLSGLPEVRIATSYQINGQTVEHFPADRTVLEQCKPQYRTFAGWQQDICSARTLEDLPVNTRRYLEAIEEMSQIPLCLISVGAERHQTIMLHNPFES from the coding sequence ATGGCCAACATAGTGGTGGTGGGAACACAGTGGGGAGACGAAGGCAAAGGCAAGGTAGTGGATCTTCTCACACCCTTTGCTGACTGCATCGTCCGCTTTCAGGGAGGCAACAACGCCGGCCATACTTTGATGGTGGGAGCGCGCAAGTTTATTCTGCACCTCATTCCTTCGGGCATCCTCCATCCAGGCAAAGTGTGCTGCATTGGCAACGGGGTCGTGGTGGATCCGGGTGTCCTGCTCGAGGAAATAGCCAAACTTAGAGAAAATCAGATAGAGGTCGGCCCGGACAACCTGGCCGTGAGCGGCCAGGCGCATGTCATCATGCCCTATCACCGGGAACTGGACGTTGCTCGGGAACGGAAAAAGGGAACCGCCAAGATCGGCACCACCGGCCGCGGCATTGGCCCCTGCTATGAGGATAAGGCGAGCCGGGTGGGAATTCGCCTCTATGATCTCATCAATCCGCAGGTCTTTGCCGCCAAGCTCGAAGAAAACCTGGCAGAAAAGAATTTTTATCTGCAACATTTTCTTGAAGGCAAACCCCTGGACAGCCAGGCCATCGCCGAGCAATACCTTGCTTATGGCGACCAGTTGAAGCCTTACATCCGCAATGTGTCGCTGCTGCTCGAGGAGATCAGGCGCCAGGGCAAAAATATCCTCTTCGAAGGCGCCCAGGGAACAAACCTGGACATAGACCACGGCACCTATCCCTATGTGACCTCATCCAATGTGGTGGCAGGCAATGCCTCCTGTGGCGCAGGCGTCGGCCCCACCTGTATTGACAGAGTCATTGGCATCAGCAAAGCCTACACTACTCGCGTTGGGGGCGGTCCCTTTCCCACTGAATGTCTTGATGCAGCCGGCGTCCACCTGCAGAAGACCGGTGCAGAATTCGGTTCCACCACCGGCAGGCCGCGCCGTTGCGGCTGGCTGGATATGCTGGTGCTGCAGAATGCCTCTCGCCTCAACAGCCTCAATTGCCTGGCAGTCACCAAACTGGATGTCCTGAGCGGACTCCCTGAGGTGCGCATCGCCACATCTTACCAGATAAACGGCCAAACAGTGGAACACTTCCCTGCCGACCGCACTGTCCTGGAACAGTGCAAACCGCAGTACCGGACCTTTGCCGGTTGGCAGCAAGACATTTGTTCGGCGCGCACCCTGGAGGATCTGCCCGTCAACACCAGGCGATATCTGGAGGCCATCGAAGAGATGAGCCAGATTCCACTCTGCCTGATTTCTGTAGGTGCAGAGCGCCACCAGACCATAATGCTCCACAATCCCTTCGAAAGCTGA
- the htpX gene encoding zinc metalloprotease HtpX → MANQLKTTVLLAALTVLIVLIGRVFGGNQGMIIAFVFAMIMNFSSYWFSDKIVLAMYRAQELSEAEAPEIHRMVADLAARAGVPKPKIYLIPTETPNAFATGRNPEHAVVAVTQGIVKMLDPKELRGVLAHEMGHVKNRDILIGSIAATLAGVVMMLASMARFAAFFGLGGSDDEDGGGNILVLIIMSIVAPLAAMLIQMAISRSREYLADSTAARFTGDPESLASALEKLAYGAKQLPMQQATPATAHMFTVSPLAGGGIAKLFSTHPPIEERVRRLRAMAPAA, encoded by the coding sequence ATGGCCAACCAGCTGAAAACCACAGTTTTGCTGGCAGCCCTCACCGTTCTCATCGTGCTGATTGGCAGAGTGTTCGGCGGCAATCAGGGTATGATCATCGCCTTTGTCTTTGCCATGATCATGAATTTCAGCAGTTACTGGTTTTCAGACAAGATTGTGCTCGCCATGTATCGCGCCCAGGAATTGAGCGAGGCCGAGGCTCCTGAAATTCACCGAATGGTGGCTGACCTGGCTGCGCGCGCTGGAGTACCCAAGCCGAAAATTTACCTCATCCCTACAGAAACACCCAATGCCTTTGCCACCGGCCGCAACCCTGAACATGCGGTGGTGGCGGTTACCCAGGGCATTGTCAAGATGCTGGATCCCAAGGAACTCCGGGGTGTGCTCGCTCATGAAATGGGGCACGTAAAAAACCGGGACATCCTCATCGGCTCTATTGCCGCCACCCTGGCGGGAGTGGTGATGATGCTGGCCAGCATGGCCCGCTTCGCCGCCTTTTTCGGGCTGGGCGGCAGTGATGATGAGGATGGCGGCGGCAACATACTGGTGCTCATCATCATGTCCATCGTGGCCCCCCTGGCCGCCATGTTGATTCAGATGGCCATCTCCCGCTCCAGAGAATATCTGGCAGATTCTACAGCCGCCCGTTTTACCGGGGACCCTGAGAGTCTTGCCAGCGCTCTGGAAAAGTTGGCCTATGGCGCCAAGCAGCTGCCCATGCAGCAGGCAACTCCGGCTACAGCTCACATGTTTACCGTGAGTCCACTCGCCGGCGGCGGCATTGCCAAACTTTTCAGCACTCATCCGCCCATTGAGGAGAGAGTGCGTAGACTGCGCGCCATGGCACCGGCTGCATGA
- a CDS encoding Hsp20/alpha crystallin family protein — translation MKEATVLKDFFSMQEKMNRVLHNRQEDEAGSNIEADPGGWLPQTDILAYPDKLVFQVELPGLTIDDFSVTLENEALTLRGERKVSCEDGQGERLAGERSYGPFERTFPLPAQVCSEEISARFKDGLLEVTVPRKPAGEAKQIKVRDDS, via the coding sequence GTGAAAGAGGCAACAGTTCTCAAAGACTTCTTCTCCATGCAGGAGAAAATGAACCGGGTGTTACACAATCGTCAGGAAGACGAGGCCGGCAGCAATATTGAAGCGGACCCCGGCGGTTGGCTTCCTCAAACAGATATTCTGGCCTATCCAGACAAGCTGGTGTTCCAGGTGGAACTGCCCGGTCTCACCATTGACGACTTCAGTGTTACCCTGGAAAACGAGGCGCTCACCTTGAGGGGAGAGCGAAAAGTCAGCTGTGAGGATGGGCAGGGAGAGCGTCTGGCCGGAGAACGCAGCTACGGCCCTTTTGAACGAACATTTCCGCTCCCGGCCCAGGTCTGCAGCGAAGAAATAAGCGCCAGATTCAAGGATGGTTTGCTGGAGGTGACGGTCCCCAGAAAGCCAGCTGGCGAAGCAAAACAGATCAAGGTGAGAGATGACAGCTGA
- a CDS encoding phosphoribosylformylglycinamidine synthase subunit PurS, producing the protein MAARLEIALRPELFDAEGEAIKRKARDYFNLHLDRVRTIQILTIDAELSRDQLEAARQQVFTNPVTQISSFQPLAAHFDWAVWVGYRPGVRDTAGSTAVEAMEDLLKIRFRSWEAVYTSKLYLIECQRLAGTARGKKAAARIARELLANELIQQWRLYSIAEWHPEQGIGIIIPKVRSTHEPAVSTFSIRSDEELERLSRERNLALQPMDIPVIRAYFLSSEVLAARKSVGLGDPTDVELEYISQARSDHCNHNTFRGKFLYRDLSTGAVQIVDNLFKTCIEAPTLALQEERDWVVSVLWDNAGVARFDEETYYVITGETHNSPSNMEAYGGALTGIVGVYRDPLGTGKGSRLIAGTYGYCVGHRSYRGPLKPHLHPRRLLDGVIEGVRDGGNKSGIPTPFGQVFFDDGYMGKCLVFVTALGLMPARVAGTEAHQKTTSKGDLIIMCGGRVGKDGIHGVTASSEIYSEHTPAGHVQIGDPYTQKKMHDFLLEARDEGLISFITDNGGGGLSSSIGESARFSRGARVELDKVPLKYEGLDLWEIWVSESQERMTVAVKPEHLSRFMQLSRKHAVESTVIGQYTDNGILHLTYQGQTCGYVHLDFLEAAFPQWQFEAEWLPPAYRGLREPVLAEPGDHGRLLKAMLARPNICSKEWIARQYDHEVQGTSVIKPLVGVERDIPSDSVVIRPRLESWRGLIVTQALNPNYSRIDAYHMTACTIDETVRRLLAVGGTLDHLAGVDNFCWPSIQYHPEQNPDGKHKAAQLVRANWALRDYCLEFGMPLLSGKDSMYVDGNLQGEFGERHKVSALETLQFTGTSIVADVRRCVTMDLKAAGDLLYVLGLTRNELGGSEYYQLLGYTGLNVPKVDGKEVLPLYRALEEAIQAQLLASVHGIYRGGLGVHLALVAVGGNLGLDVDLARVPLAGVSRSDTVLYSESAGRFVVSVAPADRAEFEARFQGLPFACVGQVQQRKSLKIRGLQGELLCHLPLRDLRRAWKKPFGHLV; encoded by the coding sequence ATGGCTGCAAGACTCGAAATAGCGCTGCGACCCGAACTCTTCGACGCCGAGGGTGAGGCTATAAAACGCAAGGCGCGGGACTACTTCAACCTGCACCTGGACCGGGTGAGAACTATTCAAATTCTCACCATAGATGCAGAGCTGTCCCGGGATCAATTGGAGGCCGCCCGACAACAGGTATTTACCAATCCTGTGACGCAGATATCCTCTTTTCAGCCGCTGGCTGCTCATTTTGACTGGGCCGTCTGGGTGGGCTACCGGCCAGGTGTTCGCGACACAGCCGGCAGTACAGCAGTGGAGGCCATGGAAGACCTCCTCAAGATCCGCTTCCGAAGCTGGGAGGCAGTCTATACTTCCAAGCTCTATCTCATAGAATGCCAGAGGCTGGCGGGCACGGCTCGAGGGAAAAAGGCAGCGGCAAGGATTGCCCGGGAGCTGCTCGCCAATGAGCTGATTCAGCAGTGGCGCCTCTATTCGATTGCAGAATGGCATCCAGAGCAGGGCATCGGCATTATCATCCCAAAAGTACGCTCGACTCACGAACCCGCAGTGAGCACCTTCAGCATCCGCAGCGATGAAGAACTGGAGCGTTTGAGCCGAGAGCGCAACCTGGCCCTGCAGCCGATGGATATTCCCGTCATTCGCGCCTATTTTCTCAGCTCGGAAGTACTGGCGGCCAGGAAAAGTGTGGGGCTGGGCGATCCCACTGACGTGGAACTGGAATACATCTCCCAGGCTCGCAGTGATCACTGCAACCACAACACCTTCCGGGGAAAGTTCCTCTACCGGGACCTCAGCACCGGCGCTGTGCAGATCGTGGACAACCTGTTTAAGACCTGCATAGAAGCGCCAACTCTTGCCTTGCAAGAGGAAAGAGACTGGGTGGTCTCGGTGTTGTGGGACAATGCCGGAGTGGCCCGCTTTGATGAGGAGACCTATTACGTCATCACTGGCGAGACCCACAACAGCCCTTCCAACATGGAGGCTTACGGAGGCGCTCTCACCGGCATCGTTGGCGTCTACCGGGATCCTCTGGGCACTGGCAAAGGATCGCGACTCATAGCAGGCACCTACGGATACTGCGTGGGCCATCGCAGCTACCGCGGTCCGCTGAAGCCACACCTCCATCCCCGCCGGCTTCTGGATGGAGTTATAGAGGGTGTCCGCGATGGCGGCAACAAGAGCGGCATCCCAACTCCTTTTGGCCAGGTCTTTTTTGATGACGGCTACATGGGCAAGTGTCTGGTGTTCGTAACAGCCCTGGGTTTGATGCCGGCTCGAGTAGCCGGCACAGAGGCTCACCAGAAGACCACCAGCAAAGGCGACCTGATCATCATGTGCGGCGGCCGGGTTGGCAAGGACGGCATTCACGGTGTTACCGCCTCCAGTGAGATTTACAGTGAACACACTCCTGCGGGCCACGTACAGATCGGCGACCCCTATACCCAGAAGAAAATGCATGATTTTCTTCTCGAGGCCCGTGATGAGGGACTGATCAGCTTCATCACGGACAACGGCGGCGGCGGGCTCTCTTCTTCCATTGGCGAGTCTGCCCGCTTTTCCCGCGGAGCTCGGGTGGAGCTGGACAAGGTGCCCCTTAAGTACGAGGGCCTGGACCTGTGGGAAATATGGGTCTCTGAAAGTCAGGAGCGCATGACTGTGGCTGTCAAACCAGAGCATCTCTCCAGATTCATGCAGCTTTCCAGGAAGCATGCGGTGGAGAGCACGGTTATCGGCCAGTATACAGACAATGGCATCCTGCACCTTACCTACCAGGGCCAGACCTGCGGTTATGTGCACCTTGATTTTCTGGAAGCCGCCTTCCCTCAATGGCAGTTCGAGGCAGAGTGGCTGCCGCCGGCATACAGGGGCCTGCGAGAGCCGGTCCTTGCTGAGCCTGGAGATCATGGCAGGCTGCTAAAGGCCATGCTGGCTCGGCCGAATATCTGTTCGAAAGAATGGATTGCCCGGCAGTATGATCACGAGGTCCAGGGAACAAGCGTGATCAAGCCCCTGGTAGGAGTGGAGCGCGACATTCCCAGCGACAGCGTGGTCATTCGACCACGGCTCGAATCCTGGCGGGGCCTCATTGTGACCCAGGCCCTCAATCCCAACTATTCACGCATAGACGCCTATCACATGACAGCGTGCACCATTGATGAAACTGTGCGGCGCCTGTTGGCCGTAGGAGGCACCCTGGATCACCTGGCAGGGGTGGACAACTTCTGCTGGCCCAGTATCCAGTATCATCCTGAGCAGAATCCGGACGGCAAACACAAGGCTGCCCAGCTGGTGCGGGCCAACTGGGCCTTGAGAGACTACTGCCTGGAATTTGGCATGCCGCTGCTGTCCGGCAAGGACAGCATGTATGTGGACGGCAATCTGCAGGGGGAATTTGGCGAACGCCACAAGGTATCAGCTCTGGAGACGCTGCAGTTTACCGGCACCAGCATTGTGGCTGATGTGCGCCGTTGTGTGACCATGGACCTCAAGGCAGCTGGAGATCTGCTCTATGTTCTGGGTTTGACGCGCAACGAACTGGGGGGCTCAGAGTATTATCAACTGTTGGGCTATACCGGCCTCAACGTGCCCAAAGTGGATGGCAAGGAAGTCTTGCCTCTCTACCGGGCTCTGGAGGAGGCAATCCAGGCTCAATTGCTGGCTTCGGTTCATGGCATCTATCGAGGCGGACTCGGCGTGCACCTGGCGCTGGTGGCAGTGGGGGGAAATCTGGGCCTCGACGTGGATCTGGCCCGGGTGCCTCTGGCAGGGGTCAGCCGCAGTGACACCGTGCTCTATTCGGAGTCGGCCGGTCGTTTTGTGGTCTCTGTGGCGCCGGCAGACCGGGCTGAATTCGAGGCGCGCTTCCAGGGGCTTCCCTTTGCCTGTGTGGGTCAGGTGCAGCAGAGAAAAAGTCTCAAGATACGCGGTCTGCAGGGGGAACTCCTTTGCCACCTCCCCCTGAGGGACCTGCGCAGAGCCTGGAAGAAGCCTTTTGGTCATCTGGTCTGA
- a CDS encoding phosphoribosylformylglycinamidine synthase subunit PurQ: MPIVNGETTTPSRRTGGSPRALVLTGYGLNCDWETAYALQLAGAEAHRVHINSLILGDQIGEKASLQDYHILAFTGGFSWGDDHGAGVILATRLLYNMGQEILQFIEAGKLIIGICNGFQALVNLGLLPGFAGDYRTRRVALIGNDCGNFRDQWVNLAVNKESPCVFTRGLDRLELPVRHGEGKFFAAEQVIQQLIDHNQVVLRYAQADGSPAAGRYPANPNGSLEDIAGICDPTGRVFGLMPHPEAFNNWTNHPDWSRQKEHYRRRRLPYPEVGLGVEIFRNAVAYFTEAA, from the coding sequence ATGCCAATTGTAAATGGTGAAACGACTACTCCCTCGCGGCGGACAGGCGGTTCGCCGCGGGCACTGGTGCTCACCGGCTATGGTCTGAACTGCGATTGGGAGACCGCTTATGCCCTGCAGCTCGCCGGGGCGGAGGCCCATCGGGTGCACATCAACAGCCTGATTCTCGGCGACCAGATAGGTGAGAAAGCTTCTTTGCAGGACTACCACATTCTCGCCTTTACCGGGGGGTTTTCCTGGGGGGATGATCACGGTGCCGGCGTGATTCTGGCCACCAGGCTGCTCTACAATATGGGTCAGGAGATCTTGCAGTTCATTGAGGCCGGCAAACTGATAATTGGCATCTGCAACGGCTTTCAGGCCCTGGTAAATCTGGGCTTGCTGCCAGGCTTTGCCGGCGACTACCGGACCAGGAGAGTCGCCCTCATAGGCAACGATTGCGGCAATTTCAGAGATCAATGGGTGAATCTTGCGGTAAACAAAGAGTCTCCCTGTGTGTTTACCCGCGGCCTCGACAGGCTGGAGCTCCCTGTTCGCCATGGGGAAGGCAAGTTTTTTGCGGCAGAGCAGGTGATTCAGCAATTGATCGACCACAACCAGGTGGTGCTCAGATATGCCCAGGCAGACGGCTCCCCGGCTGCCGGCCGCTACCCGGCAAACCCCAACGGCTCTCTTGAAGATATTGCCGGCATCTGTGATCCAACGGGCAGGGTGTTTGGCCTGATGCCTCATCCAGAGGCCTTCAACAATTGGACGAACCATCCTGACTGGAGCCGACAGAAAGAGCACTATCGCCGACGCCGGCTGCCTTACCCCGAGGTGGGTTTGGGTGTGGAGATTTTCCGCAATGCTGTTGCCTATTTCACAGAGGCTGCCTGA
- the alr gene encoding alanine racemase produces the protein MERRTRAEINLDNLAYNIAAIRRKVQPAAVIPVLKADAYGHGMIPVARRLVQEGFNMFAVAQFQEALELRQSGFQQPVLIFGRLFPPEIGEAVKAGLRISVFGLEDIQWIEKAGLEQPAHVHVKVETGMGRVGLLLEQQPDIFDRLLGSPKCIWEGLYSHFSTADEADKSYAKLQLQRFQSIVSRLRELAARPLMVHMANSGAILDLPESYFDAVRPGILMYGYYPSAETSQSIVPRQVMTLKTYVAHLRQMPSDHPISYGRRWITKKATKIAVLPIGYADGLDRRLTNTGEVLIQGKRYPIVGTVTMDQIMVDVGDDPIRPGDEVVIWGESAQGTIQVLDVARKIGTIAYELTCAVSRRVPRVYVTNS, from the coding sequence ATGGAGCGCAGGACGAGAGCTGAAATCAACCTGGACAATCTCGCCTACAACATTGCGGCAATCAGACGGAAAGTCCAGCCGGCAGCAGTGATTCCGGTGTTGAAGGCCGACGCTTACGGCCACGGCATGATCCCGGTGGCCAGGCGGCTGGTGCAGGAGGGCTTCAACATGTTTGCGGTGGCCCAGTTTCAGGAGGCACTGGAGCTGCGCCAGAGCGGCTTTCAGCAGCCGGTGCTGATCTTTGGCCGCCTGTTTCCCCCGGAGATTGGCGAGGCAGTGAAGGCTGGCCTGCGTATTTCAGTATTCGGCCTCGAAGATATTCAATGGATCGAAAAGGCGGGCCTGGAGCAGCCCGCCCATGTTCATGTGAAAGTTGAGACAGGAATGGGAAGGGTCGGGCTGTTGCTGGAGCAGCAGCCTGACATTTTCGACCGTCTCCTTGGCTCGCCAAAGTGCATCTGGGAGGGACTCTACAGTCATTTCTCTACCGCGGACGAGGCGGACAAATCCTACGCCAAGCTCCAACTCCAGCGTTTTCAGTCGATTGTTTCCCGATTGCGAGAACTGGCAGCCAGGCCGCTCATGGTACACATGGCCAACAGTGGCGCCATTCTTGATTTGCCGGAGAGTTACTTTGACGCTGTGCGGCCGGGCATTCTCATGTACGGCTACTATCCCTCGGCCGAAACTTCACAATCGATCGTACCCCGACAGGTAATGACTCTGAAAACATATGTTGCCCATCTGCGCCAGATGCCCTCTGATCATCCCATCAGCTATGGCAGACGCTGGATTACCAAGAAAGCGACAAAAATAGCAGTTCTGCCAATTGGCTATGCTGACGGCCTTGATCGGCGCCTTACCAACACCGGCGAAGTGCTCATCCAGGGAAAACGCTATCCCATAGTGGGGACAGTCACCATGGACCAGATCATGGTGGACGTGGGAGACGATCCAATAAGGCCCGGAGATGAGGTGGTGATCTGGGGGGAGTCGGCCCAGGGAACAATCCAGGTGCTCGACGTAGCCCGCAAGATCGGCACCATCGCTTACGAGCTGACCTGCGCCGTGTCCAGGCGCGTCCCTCGCGTCTATGTGACCAATTCCTGA